A single genomic interval of Vicia villosa cultivar HV-30 ecotype Madison, WI unplaced genomic scaffold, Vvil1.0 ctg.000060F_1_1, whole genome shotgun sequence harbors:
- the LOC131623363 gene encoding linoleate 9S-lipoxygenase-like, with amino-acid sequence MASFLFGKGSKLKGTVILMQKNVLDINELTAAQSPSGIIGGALGTIGSITGSIIDTATSFLGRSVALRLISGTSADASGKGKVSKEAYLEGLLTSIPTLGDKQSAFSIHFEWDSNMGIPGAFYIDNFMQGGEFFLVSLTLDDVPNVGSIKFVCNSWVYNSKKYKTDRIFFANKTYLPSDTPAPLVYYRQEELKTLRGDGTGERKEWDRIYDYDVYNDLGAPDQKATLARPVLGGSSTLPYPRRGRTGRKKTIKDPKSESRSDSVYLPRDESFGHVKSSDFLIYILKSASQNIVPQLRSVVTLQLNNPEFNTFQDVRSLYDGGIKLPTDILSKISPIPLFKELFRSDGESALKFPPPKVIQVDHSAWMTDEEFAREMIAGVNPHIIKKVQSFPIKSNLDSQLYGDNTSIITAEHLEPNLGGVSVGEAYQTNRLFVLDHHDPLFPYLRKINATETKAYATRTVLFLQDNGTLKPLAIELSTPHPDGDSFGPVSKVYLPAGEGVEASIWLLAKAFVVVNDSCYHQLVSHWLNTHAVVEPFIIATNRHLSVVHPIYKLLLPHYRDTMNINALARNVLVNAEGIIESTFLWGNYAMEMSAVVYKDWVFTDQGLPNDLIKRGVAVEDPSAPYGLRLLIEDYPYASDGLEIWAAIKAWVEEYVNFYYKSDGAIAQDAELQAFWKELVEVGHGDLKNATWWFKMQTRKELIEACTILIWIASALHAAVNFGQYPYGGYILNRPTKSRRFMPEKGTSEYDDLAKNYEKAYLRTITPKNDTLTDLTIIEVLSRHASDEQYLGERSEGDDWTSDTQPKEAFKRFGKKLAEIEQKLTQRNNDETLRNRYGPVKMPYTLLYPSSEEGLTCRGIPNSISI; translated from the exons ATGGCTTCGTTTTTGTTTGGTAAGGGTTCAAAACTGAAGGGAACTGTGATTTTGATGCAAAAGAATGTGTTGGACATTAATGAGCTCACTGCAGCTCAAAGCCCTAGTGGTATTATCGGTGGTGCTCTCGGTACTATCGGTAGTATCACAGGCTCTATAATTGATACTGCCACCTCTTTCTTGGGTCGTTCGGTCGCTCTGAGGTTGATCAGTGGTACCAGTGCCGATG CAAGTGGAAAGGGAAAAGTGTCAAAAGAGGCATACTTGGAAGGTCTTCTTACCTCCATACCAACCTTGGGAGACAAGCAATCTGCTTTCAGCATTCATTTTGAATGGGACAGTAACATGGGAATTCCAGGAGCTTTTTACATTGATAATTTCATGCAAGGTGGTGAATTCTTCCTTGTGAGTTTGACACTTGATGATGTTCCAAATGTTGGAAGCATCAAATTTGTTTGTAACTCATGGGTTTACAATTCTAAAAAGTACAAAACCGACCGCATTTTCTTCGCCAACAAG ACGTATCTTCCAAGTGATACTCCGGCTCCATTAGTGTACTATAGACAAGAAGAACTGAAGACTTTAAGAGGAGATGGAACTGGAGAGCGTAAAGAATGGGATAGAATATATGATTACGATGTTTACAATGATTTGGGAGCTCCTGACCAAAAAGCTACCTTGGCTCGTCCGGTTCTCGGGGGATCAAGCACTTTGCCTTATCCTCGAAGGGGAAGAACCGGCCGAAAGAAAACTATAAAAG ATCCCAAGAGTGAGAGTCGAAGTGACAGTGTGTATCTTCCAAGAGATGAATCATTTGGTCATGTGAAATCTTCGGACTTTCTTATTTACATACTCAAATCAGCATCTCAAAATATCGTACCTCAGTTGAGATCTGTAGTTACATTACAACTCAATAACCCGGAGTTTAACACCTTTCAAGATGTGCGCTCGCTTTATGATGGTGGAATTAAGCTTCCTACTGATATACTAAGCAAGATTAGTCCAATACCATTGTTCAAGGAACTCTTCCGATCTGATGGCGAATCAGCCCTtaaatttccaccaccaaaagTGATTCAAG TGGATCATTCTGCATGGATGACTGATGAGGAATTTGCAAGAGAGATGATTGCCGGAGTGAATCCTCACATCATCAAAAAAGTTCAG AGTTTTCCAATAAAGAGCAACTTAGACAGCCAACTCTATGGTGATAACACCAGCATAATAACTGCAGAACACTTGGAGCCCAACTTGGGTGGAGTCAGTGTCGGAGAG GCTTACCAAACGAACAGATTGTTCGTACTGGATCACCATGATCCATTATTCCCATATTTGAGGAAAATAAATGCAACTGAGACGAAGGCATATGCTACAAGAACTGTCCTTTTCTTGCAAGATAATGGAACTTTGAAGCCATTGGCCATTGAGTTGAGTACACCACATCCGGACGGTGATAGTTTTGGTCCTGTTAGTAAGGTTTACTTGCCTGCAGGTGAAGGTGTAGAAGCTTCAATTTGGCTCCTTGCAAAGGCTTTCGTTGTTGTAAATGACTCATGCTATCACCAACTTGTTAGCCACTG GTTGAACACCCATGCTGTTGTTGAGCCATTCATCATAGCAACAAACAGACATCTCAGTGTGGTTCACCCTATTTATAAGCTCTTACTTCCACATTACCGTGACACAATGAACATCAATGCACTTGCTAGAAATGTCTTGGTGAATGCTGAGGGTATTATAGAGTCAACATTCTTGTGGGGAAATTATGCTATGGAAATGTCTGCTGTTGTTTACAAGGATTGGGTTTTCACTGACCAAGGACTACCTAATGATCTCATCAAAAG AGGAGTGGCTGTTGAGGATCCATCTGCTCCATACGGTCTTCGCCTTCTCATAGAGGACTACCCTTATGCTTCTGATGGATTAGAGATATGGGCTGCCATTAAGGCATGGGTTGAAGAATATGTGAATTTCTACTACAAATCAGATGGAGCTATTGCACAAGATGCCGAACTCCAAGCATTCTGGAAAGAACTTGTAGAAGTGGGTCATGGTGACTTGAAGAATGCTACTTGGTGGTTTAAGATGCAAACTCGTAAGGAGTTGATTGAAGCATGCACCATCCTCATATGGATCGCTTCAGCACTTCATGCAGCTGTTAATTTTGGACAATATCCATATGGAGGATACATCCTTAACCGACCAACTAAGAGCAGGAGATTCATGCCTGAGAAGGGAACCTCTGAGTATGACGATCTTGCTAAGAACTACGAGAAGGCGTATTTGAGGACAATCACACCAAAGAATGACACTCTTACTGACTTGACCATTATAGAGGTCTTGTCAAGGCATGCTTCGGATGAGCAATACCTCGGAGAGAGAAGTGAAGGCGATGATTGGACTTCTGATACACAACCAAAAGAGGCTTTCAAGAGGTTTGGAAAGAAGTTGGCTGAAATTGAACAAAAACTCACTCAAAGGAACAATGATGAGACActaagaaacaggtatgggccaGTGAAGATGCCATATACTCTTCTTTATCCTTCTAGTGAGGAAGGATTGACTTGCAGAGGCATTCCCAACAGTATCTCCATCTAA
- the LOC131623365 gene encoding linoleate 9S-lipoxygenase-like has product MTTLLKGIVVLVQKNSFHFNPHAAAQSFGGFIETVIDGPDDIDDSVLDTAESFLGLSVALRLISATRADGNGQGIVGKQTFLEGVLTSIPTLEDKQSAYSIHFEWDHNMGVPGAFYIENFKQDEFFLVSLTLEDVPKHGTLNFVCNSWIYSVAKYETNRIFFTNKTYLPNEIPYPLVYYVHEELKALRGYGTGERKVWERIYDYDVYNDLGEPDKGASWARPILGGPGSLPYPRRGRTGRKATETDPKSESRTDYFYIPRDELLGHVESSDFLVDIFKLVSRNTIPEIRSLDLPEFNTFEDVLSLFYGESSKFSVPKVIQVDHSAWMTDEEFAREMIAGVNPMVIRKISEFPPESKVDRQLFGDNTTTITKEHLEPNMDGVNVEQAIQNNRLYILDHYDSIFPFLRKINETGAKAYASRTILFLQDDGTLKPLAIELSLPHPKGDIFGSVSNVYLPATEGVEASIWLLAKAYVVVNDACYHQLISHWLNTHAVVEPFIIATNRHLSVVHPIQKLLLPHYRNTMNINASARDTLISAGGIIESTYLLGRYTMEMSAVVYKDWVFTEAGLPSDLIKRGVAVEDPYSPHGLRLLIKDYPYASDGLEIWGAIKSWVEEYVNFYYKSDETVVHDSQLHAFWKELVEVGHGDLKHATWWFKMHTRAELIEACTILIWIASSLHASVNFGQYPYGGYIVNRPTKSRRFMPEEGSPEYDELAKDYEKAYLSTITPQAETIWNMTVIEVLSTHVTDEQYLGQRIEGDLWTSDSQPIEAYKRFGTKLAEIEKKLIEKNNDESLRNRYGPVKMPYTILYPTSEPGLTFRGIPNSVSI; this is encoded by the exons ATGACTACATTACTTAAAGGAATTGTGGTGTTGGTGCAAAAGAATTCGTTTCACTTTAACCCTCACGCAGCAGCTCAAAGCTTTGGCGGTTTCATAGAAACTGTTATCGATGGTCCAGATGACATCGATGACTCTGTACTTGATACCGCCGAATCTTTCTTAGGACTGTCCGTGGCTCTCAGATTGATCAGTGCTACGAGGGCTGATG GAAATGGGCAGGGAATAGTTGGAAAGCAAACATTTTTGGAAGGTGTTCTCACTTCCATACCAACGTTGGAAGACAAACAATCTGCTTATAGTATTCATTTTGAATGGGACCATAACATGGGAGTTCCAGGAGCTTTTTATATAGAGAATTTTAAGCAAGATGAATTCTTCCTTGTGAGTTTGACACTTGAAGATGTTCCAAAACATGGAACCTTAAACTTTGTTTGCAACTCATGGATTTACAGTGTCGCAAAGTATGAAACTAACAGAATATTCTTTACCAACAAG ACATACCTTCCAAATGAAATACCCTATCCGTTAGTGTATTATGTACATGAAGAATTGAAAGCTTTAAGAGGATATGGAACTGGAGAGCGCAAGGTATGGGAAAGAATATATGATTATGATGTCTACAATGATTTGGGTGAGCCGGACAAAGGTGCTTCCTGGGCTCGTCCAATTCTTGGGGGACCAGGATCCTTGCCTTACCCTCGAAGGGGAAGAACGGGAAGGAAAGCAACCGAAACAG ATCCAAAGAGTGAGAGTCGAACTGACTATTTCTACATACCTAGAGATGAATTACTTGGCCACGTGGAATCTTCAGACTTTCTTGTTGACATATTCAAATTAGTCTCTCGAAATACCATACCTGAGATAAGATCTTTGGATCTACCTGAGTTTAACACCTTTGAAGACGTGCTCTCTCTTTTCTATGGTGAATCGAGTAAATTTTCGGTGCCAAAAGTGATTCAAG TGGATCATTCTGCATGGATGACTGATGAGGAATTTGCAAGAGAGATGATTGCTGGCGTAAATCCAATGGTCATCAGAAAAATTTCG GAGTTTCCACCAGAGAGCAAGGTAGATAGGCAACTCTTTGGTGATAATACCACCACAATAACCAAGGAACACTTGGAGCCAAACATGGATGGGGTCAATGTGGAACAAGCTATACAAAACAATAGATTGTATATACTTGATCATTACGATTCAATATTTCCATTTTTGAGGAAAATAAATGAAACTGGGGCCAAGGCATATGCTTCCAGGACCATTCTTTTTTTGCAAGATGATGGAACTTTGAAGCCATTGGCCATTGAACTAAGTCTTCCACATCCTAAAGGCGATATTTTTGGTTCTGTTAGTAATGTTTACTTGCCCGCAACTGAAGGTGTTGAAGCTTCAATTTGGCTCCTTGCCAAAGCTTACGTTGTTGTAAATGACGCGTGTTATCACCAACTTATCAGCCATTG GTTGAACACTCATGCTGTTGTTGAGCCATTCATCATAGCAACTAACAGACATCTTAGTGTGGTTCATCCTATTCAAAAACTATTACTTCCACACTACCGTAACACGATGAACATAAATGCCAGTGCACGAGATACTTTGATCAGTGCAGGGGGCATTATAGAGTCAACATACTTGTTGGGAAGGTATACTATGGAAATGTCTGCTGTTGTCTACAAAGATTGGGTTTTCACTGAAGCAGGACTACCTAGTGATCTAATCAAAAG AGGAGTAGCTGTTGAGGATCCGTATTCTCCACACGGTCTTCGCCTTTTGATAAAGGACTACCCTTATGCTTCTGATGGACTAGAGATATGGGGTGCTATTAAGTCATGGGTTGAAGAATATGTGAATTTTTACTACAAGTCAGATGAAACTGTTGTACATGATTCCCAACTCCATGCATTTTGGAAAGAACTTGTAGAAGTGGGTCATGGTGACTTGAAGCATGCAACATGGTGGTTTAAAATGCACACGCGTGCAGAATTGATTGAAGCTTGTACCATCCTCATATGGATTGCTTCATCACTTCATGCATCGGTTAACTTTGGACAATATCCTTACGGAGGATACATCGTTAACCGACCAACTAAAAGCCGAAGATTCATGCCTGAGGAAGGATCTCCTGAATATGATGAACTTGCTAAGGACTACGAGAAGGCGTATTTGAGTACAATCACACCACAGGCTGAAACCATTTGGAACATGACCGTTATTGAGGTATTGTCAACGCATGTTACTGATGAGCAATACCTCGGACAGAGAATCGAAGGTGATCTTTGGACTTCTGATTCACAGCCAATAGAGGCCTACAAGAGGTTTGGAACAAAGTTGGCTGAAATTGAGAAAAAACTCATTGAAAAGAACAATGACGAGTCATTAAGAAACCGATATGGGCCGGTGAAGATGCCATACACTATACTTTATCCTACTAGTGAACCAGGATTGACCTTTAGAGGCATTCCTAACAGTGTCTCCATCTAA
- the LOC131623364 gene encoding linoleate 9S-lipoxygenase-like, protein MFSGVTGIINRGQKLKGTVILMQKNVLDINALTAIKSPTGIVSGAFGAIGGAIGTVVDTATSFVGRSVALKLISATSADGSGKGKVGKQTFLEGLLTSILTLGAGQSAYTIHFEWNSDMGIPGAFYIENFMQHEFFLVSLTLEDVPNHGSIHFVCNSWIYNDKKYKSDRIFFANKTYLPNETPAPLVYYRQEELKTLRGDGTGERKEWDRIYDYDVYNDLGEPDKNAKLARPVLGGSSTLPYPRRGRTGRKPAKKDPKSESRSDFVYLPRDESFGHLKSSDFLAYILKSASQNLIPQLRSVVTLQLKQPEFNTFEDVRSLYEGGIKVPTNFLSDISPIPLFKEIFRSDGAAALKFSKPKVVQVDHSAWMTDAEFAREMIAGVNPHIIKKLAEFPAKSKLDRQLYGDNTSTVTKGHLEPNMGGVTLEEAIRNNRLYILDHHDTVYPYLRKINATDTKAYATRTFLFLQNDGTLKPLAIELSKPRPQDDSYGPLSEVYLPASEGVEGSIWLLAKAYVVVNDSCYHQLVSHWLNTHAVVEPFIIATNRHLSAVHPIHKLLLPHYRDTMNINSLARNVLVNAEGIIESTFLWGGYSLELSAVVYRDWVFTEQGLPNDLLKRGVAVEDPASPHGIRLLIEDYPYASDGLEIWAAIKSWVEEYVSFYYKSDAAIAQDAELQAFWKELVEVGHGDLKNATWWFKMQTRKELIEACTILIWIASALHAAVNFGQYPYGGYILNRPTKSRRFMPEKGSPEYEELAKDYQKGYLRTITPKNDTLTDLTIIEVLSRHASDEQYLGQRIEGDLWTSDSAPVEAFKKFGKKLAEIEEKLVQRNNDESLRNRYGPVKMPYTLLYPSSEEGLTFRGIPNSVSI, encoded by the exons ATGTTTTCAGGTGTAACAGGTATCATCAACAGAGGCCAAAAGCTGAAGGGAACAGTGATTTTGATGCAAAAGAATGTGCTAGATATTAATGCTCTCACTGCAATTAAGAGTCCTACTGGTATAGTGAGTGGTGCATTTGGTGCCATTGGTGGTGCCATTGGGACTGTTGTTGATACTGCTACTTCATTTGTTGGACGTTCTGTGGCTCTTAAGTTGATTAGTGCCACAAGTGCTGATG GAAGTGGaaaaggaaaagttggaaagcAAACATTTTTGGAGGGTCTTCTTACCTCAATACTAACATTGGGAGCAGGGCAATCTGCCTATACTATTCATTTTGAATGGAACAGTGATATGGGAATTCCAGGAGCATTTTATATTGAGAATTTCATGCAACATGAATTCTTCCTTGTGAGTTTGACCCTTGAAGATGTTCCCAACCATGGAAGCATCCACTTTGTTTGCAACTCATGGATTTACAATGATAAGAAATATAAAAGTGACCGCATCTTTTTCGCTAACAAG ACGTATCTTCCAAATGAAACACCGGCTCCATTAGTCTACTATAGACAAGAAGAACTGAAGACTTTAAGAGGAGATGGAACTGGAGAGCGCAAGGAATGGGATAGGATCTATGATTATGATGTCTACAATGATTTGGGCGAGCCTGACAAAAACGCTAAATTGGCTCGTCCAGTTCTCGGGGGATCCAGCACCTTGCCTTACCCTCGTAGAGGCAGAACAGGCAGAAAACCAGCTAAGAAAG ATCCTAAAAGTGAGAGTCGGAGCGACTTTGTTTACCTTCCAAGAGATGAATCATTTGGTCACTTGAAGTCGTCAGACTTTCTTGCTTACATACTCAAATCAGCATCTCAAAATCTCATACCTCAATTAAGATCTGTGGTTACATTACAACTCAAGCAACCCGAGTTTAACACCTTTGAAGATGTGCGCTCACTTTATGAAGGTGGAATTAAGGTACCTACCAATTTTCTTAGCGACATAAGCCCAATACCATTGTTCAAGGAAATTTTTCGATCTGATGGTGCAGCGGCCCTTAAGTTTTCAAAACCTAAAGTGGTTCAAG TTGATCATTCTGCATGGATGACTGATGCGGAATTTGCAAGGGAGATGATTGCCGGTGTCAATCCACACATCATCAAAAAACTTGCG GAGTTCCCAGCAAAGAGCAAGCTAGATAGACAACTATATGGTGATAATACCAGCACTGTAACCAAAGGACATTTGGAGCCAAACATGGGTGGGGTCACTCTAGAAGAG GCTATCCGAAACAATAGGCTGTACATCCTTGATCACCATGACACGGTATATCCATATTTGAGGAAAATAAACGCAACCGACACAAAGGCCTATGCTACTAGGACCTTCCTTTTCTTGCAAAACGATGGAACTTTAAAGCCACTGGCTATTGAGCTAAGTAAGCCGCGTCCTCAAGATGATAGTTATGGCCCTCTTAGTGAAGTTTACTTGCCTGCAAGTGAAGGTGTTGAAGGTTCTATTTGGCTACTTGCAAAAGCTTATGTAGTTGTAAATGACTCTTGCTATCATCAACTTGTTAGCCATTG GTTGAATACTCACGCTGTTGTTGAGCCGTTCATCATAGCAACAAACAGACACCTTAGTGCGGTTCACCCTATTCACAAACTTTTGCTTCCGCACTACCGTGACACAATGAACATAAATTCACTTGCGAGAAATGTTCTGGTCAATGCTGAGGGTATTATAGAATCAACATTCTTGTGGGGAGGATATTCTTTGGAATTGTCTGCTGTTGTATATAGGGATTGGGTTTTCACTGAACAAGGACTACCTAATGACCTACTCAAGAG AGGAGTGGCTGTTGAGGACCCTGCTTCACCACACGGCATCCGCCTTTTGATAGAGGACTATCCTTATGCTTCTGACGGACTAGAGATATGGGCTGCTATCAAGTCGTGGGTTGAAGAATATGTGAGTTTCTACTACAAATCAGATGCTGCTATTGCACAAGATGCCGAACTCCAAGCATTCTGGAAAGAACTTGTAGAGGTCGGTCACGGTGACTTGAAGAATGCTACGTGGTGGTTCAAAATGCAAACTCGTAAGGAGCTGATTGAAGCATGCACCATCCTCATATGGATAGCTTCAGCACTTCACGCAGCTGTTAATTTTGGACAGTATCCTTATGGAGGATACATCCTTAACCGACCAACTAAGAGCAGGAGATTCATGCCTGAGAAAGGTTCCCCTGAGTACGAAGAGCTTGCTAAGGACTACCAGAAAGGGTACTTACGGACAATCACACCGAAGAACGATACCCTTACAGACCTAACCATCATAGAGGTACTATCAAGGCATGCTTCTGATGAACAATACCTCGGACAGAGAATCGAAGGTGACCTCTGGACTTCTGATTCTGCGCCAGTAGAGGCCTTCAAGAAGTTTGGAAAGAAGTTGGCTGAAATCGAGGAAAAGCTCGTTCAAAGGAACAATGACGAGTCATTGAGAAACCGATATGGACCAGTGAAGATGCCATACACACTGCTTTATCCTTCTAGTGAAGAAGGATTGACTTTCAGAGGCATTCCCAACAGTGTCTCGATCTAA